The following are encoded together in the Bacteroidales bacterium genome:
- a CDS encoding S9 family peptidase: MLTGCQQLPTIMRAKQIPLEDFFRNPEKASYQISPGGTYFSFKAPYQDRMNIFIQKIGADSAIRLTSETDRDIMGYFWPNDNQILYLKDQGGDENFRLYGVNVDGSNPVCYTPFEGVRTDIIDDLPEFPDLVIIGMNKRNPQVFDPYRLNLKTGELEMLAENPGNIQQWVFDHEGKLRAATAIVDGINSQVLYRETEKDEFKPVLTTSFKETMSPLFFTFDNQNVYAISNLNRDKTAAVIFDIRNGKEIEVLYENQEYDVDNIYYSRKRKVITTANYDSDKRNRHFFDEETRLVFERLKKELGQYELGISAVTDEEDRMIVRTYSDKSLGAYYILDRTTDKLTKIADVSPWLDEKEMADMLPVTYQSRDGLTIHGYLTLPKGYTMETAKKLPVIVNPHGGPWARDNWGFNPEIQFLANRGYAVFQMNFRGSTGYGKSFWEASFKKWGLEMQNDVTDGTKWLVEKGIADPERLVIYGASYGGYATLMGIVKEPELYAAAVDYVGVSNLFTFMRTIPPYWEPYLQMMYEMVGNPVADSIQLAATSPALNSGIIQTPLFIAQGANDPRVNKDESDQVVKALKERGIIVEYMVKDNEGHGFHNQENRFDFYRAMEKFLGENLKSN; the protein is encoded by the coding sequence ATGCTGACCGGTTGTCAGCAATTACCTACAATAATGAGAGCTAAGCAAATTCCATTAGAAGATTTTTTCAGGAATCCTGAAAAAGCCAGTTACCAGATCTCCCCGGGAGGTACTTATTTCTCATTCAAAGCTCCTTACCAGGACCGGATGAATATTTTTATCCAGAAGATTGGTGCTGATTCGGCAATCCGTCTGACATCAGAGACTGATCGTGATATCATGGGTTACTTCTGGCCGAATGATAACCAGATCCTTTACCTGAAAGACCAGGGCGGAGATGAAAATTTCAGGCTCTACGGCGTTAATGTCGATGGGTCAAACCCGGTTTGCTACACTCCATTCGAAGGCGTAAGAACGGATATCATCGACGATCTTCCCGAATTTCCTGACCTGGTGATCATCGGGATGAACAAGCGTAATCCGCAGGTTTTCGATCCTTATCGTCTGAATCTGAAAACTGGTGAGTTGGAAATGCTTGCTGAAAACCCGGGCAATATTCAGCAGTGGGTTTTCGACCATGAAGGCAAATTGCGTGCGGCTACTGCTATCGTTGATGGGATAAATTCCCAGGTTTTGTATCGTGAAACAGAAAAAGATGAGTTCAAGCCGGTTTTGACAACCAGCTTTAAAGAAACCATGTCGCCCTTATTTTTCACTTTCGATAACCAGAATGTTTATGCAATTTCTAACCTGAACCGTGATAAGACTGCTGCGGTGATCTTTGATATCCGTAACGGCAAAGAGATTGAAGTTTTGTATGAAAACCAGGAATACGATGTCGATAATATTTATTATTCAAGAAAGAGAAAGGTAATTACGACGGCTAATTATGATTCAGATAAGAGAAACAGGCACTTTTTTGATGAGGAAACCCGCCTGGTTTTTGAAAGACTTAAAAAAGAACTGGGACAATACGAATTAGGGATTTCTGCCGTAACAGATGAAGAAGACCGGATGATTGTGCGCACTTATAGTGACAAATCTTTGGGTGCTTACTATATTCTTGACCGGACAACGGATAAACTGACGAAGATCGCCGATGTCAGTCCCTGGCTGGATGAAAAGGAAATGGCTGATATGCTCCCGGTTACTTATCAATCACGCGATGGATTGACAATCCATGGTTACCTGACATTACCAAAGGGTTATACGATGGAGACTGCCAAAAAATTGCCGGTGATTGTCAACCCGCATGGAGGCCCATGGGCTCGTGACAATTGGGGATTTAACCCTGAGATCCAATTCCTTGCCAATCGCGGTTACGCAGTTTTCCAGATGAACTTCAGGGGATCCACAGGTTACGGCAAGAGTTTCTGGGAAGCTTCCTTCAAGAAATGGGGGCTTGAAATGCAAAATGATGTTACCGACGGGACGAAATGGCTCGTCGAAAAGGGAATTGCTGATCCTGAACGCCTTGTCATCTACGGTGCAAGCTATGGCGGTTATGCAACCTTGATGGGGATTGTAAAAGAGCCGGAATTATATGCTGCGGCTGTCGACTATGTCGGGGTTTCCAACCTGTTCACATTCATGAGGACGATCCCTCCGTATTGGGAGCCTTACCTGCAGATGATGTATGAAATGGTTGGCAACCCGGTTGCCGATAGTATCCAGTTGGCGGCAACTTCACCGGCATTAAATTCCGGTATAATTCAGACACCCCTGTTCATAGCACAGGGCGCTAATGATCCGAGGGTGAATAAAGACGAATCTGATCAGGTAGTAAAAGCGCTTAAGGAACGTGGAATCATTGTTGAGTATATGGTGAAAGATAATGAAGGACATGGATTCCACAACCAGGAAAACCGTTTTGACTTCTACCGTGCTATGGAAAAATTCCTCGGTGAGAACCTCAAAAGCAATTAA
- a CDS encoding type II toxin-antitoxin system RelE/ParE family toxin, which yields MKEKFNRSIFYYRNYYLDFFETLNPEARKKFNWTLQLIRDIKQVPEKYFKHVTGTTGLFEIRVEVGRNIFRVFSFFDEGRLVVLVNGFQKKTQKTPKKEIELAEKIKKQYFDEKE from the coding sequence GTGAAAGAAAAATTTAACAGGAGCATATTTTATTACAGGAACTATTACCTTGACTTCTTTGAAACACTAAATCCAGAAGCTAGAAAGAAGTTCAACTGGACGCTGCAACTTATCAGAGATATTAAACAAGTTCCTGAGAAATATTTCAAACACGTGACCGGCACAACCGGACTTTTTGAAATCAGAGTTGAGGTTGGAAGAAATATTTTCCGGGTTTTCAGCTTCTTTGATGAAGGAAGGTTAGTTGTCCTGGTTAACGGGTTTCAAAAGAAAACTCAAAAAACTCCAAAAAAGGAAATTGAATTGGCAGAGAAAATAAAAAAACAATACTTCGATGAAAAAGAATAA
- a CDS encoding helix-turn-helix domain-containing protein, translating to MKKNNKNLTSFEDHLDSQYGKRGSETREKYEQQFEAFKLGVMIQELRKEQGLTQEQLAKKCGTTKSYISRIENDSSDIRLSTLMRIISEGLGRHLKLSVDT from the coding sequence ATGAAAAAGAATAATAAAAACCTGACTTCATTTGAGGATCATTTAGATAGTCAATATGGCAAACGGGGTTCAGAAACAAGAGAAAAATATGAGCAGCAATTTGAAGCTTTCAAACTCGGAGTCATGATTCAGGAACTTCGTAAAGAACAAGGTCTGACTCAGGAGCAGCTAGCTAAAAAATGTGGCACGACAAAATCATACATTTCTCGTATTGAGAATGATTCGAGTGACATCCGACTTTCAACACTGATGAGAATTATTAGCGAAGGCCTTGGTAGACATTTAAAGCTAAGTGTGGACACCTGA
- a CDS encoding tetratricopeptide repeat protein — protein sequence MGIYRITVVLLIAGLTWITPVVAQKTKLQQGKDYFMDGSYSKALELFNQTVSQDRSLTPEMLSEAYYYRGLTYVRLYDESYTGEDKEAQKLYIDALLSAYRDYKKSMNYDHGDQWKKIDLEIKNLHHALLREGLASLNEYNDLVFNGKTDPKLLARAGDYLVSAHEIRETYLVCDLLGQVYLDKGQKQEAAGYFTKAEKLYTEKLPEEPDFLMAYVFYRLAALHKPDSIRLAMQDNQRGLILLESEHERFLALKNKLTPVRAQQMEEQYQLALRDLNNLKLDLYLSDSELYVEALHVFEEELAKNPGDIDLLIGYASLLEKSDKDKAILTYQKALQVDPNNAIVLFNLGALYYAKGKALFDTAQNSSDNKQFELLSEGALANFEKARPFFEQVLIEDPSSLETIQALKTIAFILDDQPSYLKYQDMESKLGR from the coding sequence ATGGGCATTTACCGCATTACGGTCGTTTTATTAATTGCAGGGTTAACCTGGATAACCCCTGTCGTGGCCCAGAAAACGAAATTGCAGCAGGGCAAAGACTATTTTATGGATGGATCATATTCCAAAGCCCTTGAATTATTCAATCAAACTGTAAGTCAGGACCGTTCTCTTACCCCGGAAATGCTTTCCGAAGCATACTATTATCGTGGACTGACTTATGTCAGATTATATGATGAATCATATACCGGTGAAGATAAAGAAGCGCAGAAGCTGTATATAGATGCCTTGCTTTCCGCTTACCGGGATTATAAAAAAAGCATGAATTATGATCATGGGGATCAATGGAAGAAGATTGACCTGGAGATAAAAAATCTTCATCATGCACTGCTCCGGGAAGGCCTGGCTTCATTAAATGAATACAATGACCTGGTTTTTAACGGGAAAACTGACCCGAAGCTCCTTGCCAGGGCCGGGGATTATCTTGTTTCAGCCCACGAAATCCGGGAAACCTACCTGGTATGCGACCTTCTTGGACAGGTGTATCTTGATAAAGGTCAAAAGCAGGAGGCGGCCGGATATTTTACTAAAGCTGAAAAACTATATACCGAAAAACTACCCGAAGAGCCTGATTTTCTTATGGCCTATGTTTTTTACCGCCTGGCGGCCCTCCACAAACCTGACAGCATCAGGCTTGCCATGCAGGACAATCAACGCGGATTAATTTTGTTGGAAAGTGAACATGAAAGGTTCCTGGCACTTAAAAATAAGCTGACGCCTGTCAGGGCACAACAAATGGAAGAGCAATATCAATTAGCATTACGGGACCTCAATAACCTTAAACTTGACTTGTACCTGAGTGATAGCGAACTGTATGTTGAGGCTTTACATGTTTTTGAGGAAGAACTGGCTAAAAACCCCGGAGATATTGATTTATTGATCGGATATGCATCATTGCTGGAGAAATCTGATAAGGATAAAGCTATCCTGACTTACCAGAAGGCCCTTCAGGTTGATCCAAACAACGCTATAGTACTGTTTAACCTGGGAGCATTATATTACGCCAAAGGGAAAGCCCTTTTCGATACTGCTCAGAATTCTTCTGATAATAAGCAGTTTGAATTACTTTCGGAAGGAGCACTGGCAAATTTTGAAAAAGCCAGGCCATTTTTTGAGCAGGTGCTTATAGAAGACCCGTCATCATTAGAAACCATCCAGGCATTAAAGACAATCGCATTTATTTTGGATGATCAGCCTTCATACCTGAAATACCAGGACATGGAGAGTAAATTGGGCCGGTGA
- a CDS encoding YqgE/AlgH family protein, with the protein MKDIHDLLKIKTNNIKPARGKILISEPFLLDYFFKRSVILLAEHNDDGTFGVIVNKPIKARFNDVVKDFPEFNSKVYLGGPVQSDSLFFIHTLGDKVENSLEIIPGIYWGGDIERIRELIELSLIKPSQIRFFIGYSGWSPNQLDEELERNSWVVSNVTADDLLRTTPSMLWSRSLRRLGDEYAHWIKFPDDPTDN; encoded by the coding sequence ATGAAAGATATTCACGATCTTCTGAAAATAAAAACCAATAACATTAAACCGGCAAGGGGAAAAATTCTTATTTCGGAGCCTTTCCTGTTGGATTATTTCTTTAAAAGGTCAGTCATTCTTCTGGCGGAGCATAATGATGACGGTACTTTCGGAGTGATTGTCAATAAACCGATTAAAGCCCGGTTCAATGATGTAGTTAAAGATTTCCCTGAGTTTAATTCCAAGGTTTATCTTGGCGGTCCGGTTCAAAGCGACAGCCTTTTTTTCATTCATACGCTGGGTGACAAGGTGGAGAACAGTCTGGAAATTATCCCGGGAATTTATTGGGGCGGCGACATTGAGCGGATCAGGGAGCTTATAGAGCTATCGCTGATCAAACCATCACAGATCAGGTTTTTTATCGGGTATTCCGGGTGGTCACCTAATCAACTGGATGAAGAGTTGGAAAGAAATTCATGGGTTGTTTCGAATGTCACGGCTGATGATCTTTTAAGAACTACTCCTTCTATGCTTTGGAGCCGTTCACTCCGGCGGCTTGGCGATGAATATGCACACTGGATCAAATTCCCGGATGATCCAACCGATAATTAA
- the murD gene encoding UDP-N-acetylmuramoyl-L-alanine--D-glutamate ligase, translated as MNKLLSPLLENRKLLILGFGREGQSTFHYIRKHFPGIPIGISDRNPELFKEAPEYFMEPKLSINLGADYLESLSNYQLIIKSPGVALPEDIKINPGTILTSQTHLMLEAFHRQIIGITGTKGKSTTSSLIHHLLKTAGIPSILVGNIGLPPFDHLDQVDNETRIVFELSSHQLEDSILAPHIAVLLNLYPEHLDRYPSLEAYYSAKMRILSGQLEEDIFIYNEDIPGISERISQLSTRLKYYSFSSSYQMQNGCYLSGDRIMLCLDGTETVFIEITGEFALKGNHNRMNMMAALLAARNAGAGDESIRKGLFSFQGLEHRLEYVGEYKGIHFYNDSIATIPEATIAAVRALPETDTLILGGYDRMLNYITLIDFLIQSHVRNFIFLGESGLRIYDGFQATGKMNKNLFMAGSMEEACELAFSQTSAGKICLLSPAAASYDSFKNFEERGRLFKKIARGF; from the coding sequence ATGAACAAATTGCTTTCACCATTGCTGGAAAACCGGAAATTGCTCATCCTGGGCTTCGGCCGTGAAGGGCAATCCACATTTCATTATATCCGGAAGCATTTCCCTGGGATTCCTATCGGTATTTCCGACCGTAACCCGGAATTATTTAAGGAAGCACCGGAATATTTTATGGAGCCAAAACTTTCCATTAATCTGGGTGCGGATTACCTGGAATCGCTCTCGAATTACCAGCTTATCATAAAAAGCCCGGGTGTTGCCCTGCCGGAGGATATAAAAATCAATCCCGGCACTATTCTGACTTCTCAAACTCACTTGATGCTGGAGGCTTTTCACCGTCAGATCATCGGGATTACCGGAACCAAAGGAAAAAGCACTACGTCAAGCCTGATCCATCATTTATTGAAGACGGCAGGGATTCCGAGTATCCTGGTAGGCAACATCGGTCTTCCCCCTTTTGATCATCTGGATCAGGTTGACAATGAAACCCGGATCGTTTTTGAGCTATCATCCCATCAACTGGAAGATTCCATCCTTGCCCCTCATATCGCGGTTTTACTAAATCTTTACCCGGAGCACCTGGACCGCTACCCCTCTCTTGAGGCCTATTATAGCGCGAAAATGAGGATACTCTCGGGTCAGCTTGAGGAGGATATTTTTATTTATAACGAAGATATTCCGGGGATCAGCGAACGGATCAGCCAGTTAAGTACCCGGCTGAAATATTACTCGTTCTCTTCCAGCTATCAGATGCAGAATGGTTGTTATCTATCCGGTGACCGGATCATGCTATGCCTGGATGGTACAGAAACCGTTTTTATTGAGATAACGGGTGAATTTGCTTTAAAAGGGAACCATAACCGGATGAATATGATGGCAGCTTTACTGGCTGCCCGGAATGCCGGAGCCGGTGATGAATCCATCCGAAAGGGGCTGTTTTCTTTTCAGGGCCTGGAGCATCGGCTGGAATATGTCGGAGAATATAAAGGGATCCATTTTTACAACGATTCAATCGCAACCATCCCCGAAGCGACGATAGCAGCAGTGAGGGCATTGCCTGAGACGGATACGCTGATTTTAGGAGGGTACGACAGGATGCTTAATTATATTACCCTGATCGATTTTCTGATTCAATCCCATGTCAGGAATTTTATTTTTTTAGGCGAGTCTGGATTGCGTATTTATGATGGATTTCAGGCAACCGGAAAGATGAATAAGAACCTTTTCATGGCCGGTTCCATGGAGGAGGCCTGTGAGTTGGCTTTCAGCCAGACCTCAGCGGGAAAAATTTGCCTGTTATCGCCGGCAGCCGCTTCTTACGACAGTTTTAAGAACTTTGAAGAGAGGGGACGTTTATTTAAAAAAATAGCAAGAGGATTTTAG
- a CDS encoding 30S ribosomal protein THX, which yields MGKGDKKTKRGKILMGSHGVRRARRKLAKAIPLIAMKEEKPVAAVKEKAPEKPAAAVKVEKPAVAVKVEKPVAAVKVEKPVAAIKEKAPAKPKAVKEDVQVETHKVTASAEKAVKPARKKTPPKGSAKKETI from the coding sequence ATGGGAAAAGGCGATAAAAAAACAAAGCGCGGAAAAATCCTGATGGGATCTCATGGTGTAAGAAGAGCCCGGAGAAAGCTTGCCAAGGCCATCCCTTTGATAGCAATGAAAGAGGAAAAACCGGTAGCAGCAGTGAAAGAAAAGGCTCCGGAAAAACCGGCAGCAGCAGTTAAAGTGGAAAAACCGGCAGTAGCAGTGAAAGTGGAAAAACCGGTAGCAGCAGTTAAAGTGGAAAAACCGGTAGCAGCAATTAAAGAAAAGGCTCCGGCAAAACCTAAAGCTGTGAAAGAAGATGTTCAGGTTGAAACGCACAAAGTTACAGCATCCGCTGAAAAGGCTGTGAAACCGGCCAGAAAAAAGACTCCGCCTAAAGGATCTGCAAAGAAAGAGACAATTTGA
- a CDS encoding tetratricopeptide repeat protein: MAKKQDKTEGGIVAVEEALSKTERFIENNQKILTIVIGVIVVIVLIFFGFKRFYMAPREQEAREQMYMAQQYFEMDSLNLALDGDGMYPGFLRIIDDYGMTKGADLSKYYTGVCYLKMGNYEEAINYLKSFKAKDQVLGPMAKGGIGDAYMELNQPAKAAGYYIEAADSQENEFTTPLFLMKAGWTYEIMKDYIKAVSTYERIKYKFPTSNEAREIDKYIARAKGLM; encoded by the coding sequence ATGGCTAAAAAGCAGGATAAAACCGAAGGTGGAATTGTTGCTGTTGAAGAAGCGTTAAGTAAAACGGAACGATTTATCGAAAACAATCAGAAAATTTTAACCATTGTCATTGGAGTGATCGTGGTAATTGTCCTGATATTTTTCGGATTTAAGCGTTTCTATATGGCACCAAGGGAACAAGAAGCCAGGGAGCAAATGTACATGGCGCAGCAATATTTTGAGATGGATTCGCTTAATCTTGCGCTCGACGGGGATGGAATGTACCCTGGATTTCTCAGGATTATCGACGATTACGGTATGACGAAAGGAGCTGATCTGTCAAAGTATTATACCGGTGTCTGTTACTTGAAAATGGGCAATTATGAAGAAGCCATCAATTACCTTAAATCTTTCAAAGCAAAAGACCAGGTACTCGGTCCAATGGCTAAAGGAGGAATCGGCGATGCTTACATGGAATTAAACCAACCCGCCAAGGCTGCCGGCTATTATATCGAGGCTGCCGATTCGCAGGAAAATGAATTTACAACACCGCTTTTCCTGATGAAGGCCGGTTGGACTTATGAAATCATGAAAGATTATATTAAAGCCGTCTCAACCTACGAGCGGATCAAATATAAATTTCCCACAAGCAATGAAGCAAGGGAGATCGATAAATACATTGCCCGGGCTAAAGGGTTGATGTAA
- the fmt gene encoding methionyl-tRNA formyltransferase: MKEALNIIFLGTPDFAVDSLAALLQQGFHISAVVTAPDQPAGRGQVMQSSPVKKYALQHGLKVLQPIKLKDPGFLRELSSFHADLFIVVAFRMLPEIVWQMPRLGTFNLHASLLPQYRGAAPINHVIINGETVTGLTTFFLKQEIDTGAIIYQEKMPIYPEDTAGELHDRMKTAGANLVLKTAEAISTGNLKTIEQRNLIEPSIPLKTAPKIFREDCRIEWTMNIDEVYNKIRGLSPYPAAFTYFTSPSGESFLVKIYKTIKSVTRNHMQPAVLITDGKSDLAVTTANGILHIREIQQAGKRIMKIEEFMRGFRVNSDWKVG, translated from the coding sequence ATGAAAGAAGCACTTAATATCATATTTCTCGGAACACCCGATTTCGCTGTGGATTCTCTTGCAGCACTATTGCAGCAAGGGTTTCATATTTCTGCAGTGGTAACTGCGCCTGATCAGCCGGCCGGGCGTGGCCAGGTCATGCAAAGCTCTCCGGTTAAAAAGTATGCATTGCAACATGGGTTAAAGGTGTTGCAGCCTATTAAACTTAAGGATCCTGGATTTCTCCGGGAATTAAGCTCTTTTCATGCCGATCTTTTTATCGTTGTAGCTTTCCGTATGCTTCCCGAAATTGTATGGCAAATGCCCCGCCTGGGTACATTCAACCTGCATGCATCCCTTTTACCCCAATATCGTGGTGCAGCTCCTATCAATCACGTAATAATCAATGGAGAAACTGTAACAGGCCTTACAACTTTCTTTCTGAAGCAGGAAATCGATACCGGGGCGATCATTTACCAGGAAAAAATGCCCATTTACCCGGAAGATACAGCCGGTGAGCTGCATGACAGGATGAAAACAGCCGGTGCAAACCTTGTCCTGAAAACAGCCGAGGCCATCTCAACCGGAAATTTGAAGACTATTGAACAAAGGAACCTGATCGAACCTTCCATCCCTTTAAAAACAGCTCCTAAAATTTTCAGGGAAGATTGCCGCATCGAATGGACAATGAATATTGATGAAGTCTATAATAAAATACGGGGATTAAGCCCCTACCCTGCTGCTTTTACTTATTTCACATCCCCCTCCGGAGAATCATTCCTCGTAAAGATATATAAGACTATAAAATCCGTTACTAGAAACCATATGCAGCCCGCTGTCCTTATCACAGATGGAAAATCAGACCTTGCTGTCACAACGGCCAATGGGATCCTTCATATCCGGGAGATACAGCAAGCCGGCAAACGGATCATGAAAATCGAAGAATTTATGAGGGGATTTCGGGTTAATTCTGACTGGAAAGTGGGGTAA
- a CDS encoding HU family DNA-binding protein — protein MNKAELIDAMAKETGMTKADSKKALEAFVSSTMKALKKSDRVALVGFGSFSVAKRAARKGRNPQTGKEIKIAAKKVVRFKPGADLSNTVK, from the coding sequence ATGAACAAAGCAGAATTAATCGATGCAATGGCAAAAGAAACCGGTATGACCAAAGCTGATTCCAAGAAAGCCCTTGAGGCTTTTGTAAGCAGCACCATGAAAGCCCTGAAGAAAAGCGACAGGGTTGCTCTGGTAGGATTTGGTTCATTCTCAGTTGCCAAGAGGGCTGCCAGAAAAGGCAGAAACCCGCAAACTGGAAAAGAAATCAAGATCGCTGCCAAGAAAGTTGTCAGATTCAAACCAGGTGCTGATCTTTCCAACACGGTGAAATAA
- a CDS encoding DNA-3-methyladenine glycosylase → MKLDRSFYIRQDVVQIARELIGKVVFTKFNGKITAGIIIETEAYEGVTDRASHAFNGRRTTRTEVMYSTGGVAYVYLCYGMHSLFNIVTNKQDIPHAVLIRGIYPLEGLDMMKKRTGKLNLNRGSGSGPGKVSKILGIHYSHSGIDLSGDEIWLEDRGLVLNDDILTGTRIGVDYAGKDALLPYRFWIPEERIKL, encoded by the coding sequence ATGAAGCTTGACAGATCATTTTATATTAGGCAGGATGTTGTTCAGATAGCGAGGGAGCTGATCGGAAAGGTGGTTTTTACAAAGTTTAACGGTAAGATTACTGCCGGGATCATCATTGAAACCGAAGCTTATGAAGGTGTTACCGACCGTGCTTCGCATGCTTTCAACGGAAGGCGGACAACCCGGACAGAAGTGATGTATTCCACCGGTGGTGTGGCTTATGTTTATCTATGCTATGGCATGCATTCCTTATTCAACATAGTGACCAATAAACAGGATATCCCGCATGCTGTTCTCATCAGGGGGATTTACCCGTTGGAAGGATTGGATATGATGAAGAAAAGGACGGGAAAGCTCAATTTAAACCGGGGATCCGGATCGGGCCCCGGGAAAGTATCAAAAATACTTGGAATTCATTATTCTCATTCCGGCATTGATTTGTCGGGAGATGAAATCTGGCTGGAGGACCGTGGATTGGTATTGAATGACGATATCCTGACAGGGACAAGGATTGGGGTGGATTATGCCGGGAAAGATGCCTTATTGCCTTACCGGTTTTGGATACCTGAAGAGAGGATTAAACTATAA
- a CDS encoding RecQ family ATP-dependent DNA helicase yields MTNIRNILIRYWGFSTFRPMQEEIIQSVLDGKDTLALLPTGGGKSVCFQVPAMALDGVCLVITPLIALMKDQVENLKKKSIKAVAVYSGMHRNEIQIAFDNCVYGDVKFLYLSPERLKTDQFQQIIRKLKVNLLAVDEAHCISQWGYDFRPPYLQIAEIRKFIPDVPVLALTATATTGVITDIQKNLGFKTENVFRKSFERKNLTYVVIKEEDKNGRLLRILKKIAGPGIIYARNRKKTVETAIFLQKNGIKADFYHAGLDVSSRNRRQDAWIKDESRIMVATNAFGMGIDKPNVRLVVHIDLPDSLEAYFQEAGRVGRDEKRAYAVTLFQQADLARLQENLEREFPPVEKIKEIYQALGNYLQLPVGSGKDESFDFEIYAFSRNYNFNPVIVFNALRFLEREGYILMNESMESPSRIHFESSREDIYRFQVENKTLDPFIKLLLRSYSGVFTDFVQVNESELSKRAGIKEEEVVSNLQKLQKAGILSYAKRPGKPQIIFPVERLDMKNLQISPENYHERKRFATIRMEAVMEYITSDEYCRSLMLLKYFGETGATRCGRCDVCLERNKMNLNEIEFNQIRHKVKELLQQKPMTLPELVFDAGSYGEAHMLLVIRWLEDKGAVIKDDQMRYTWRKQFRLKI; encoded by the coding sequence TTGACCAACATCCGGAACATTCTGATCCGATATTGGGGGTTTTCCACCTTCCGGCCGATGCAGGAAGAGATCATTCAGTCGGTGCTGGATGGCAAGGATACCCTGGCCCTGCTGCCGACCGGCGGCGGGAAATCGGTCTGTTTCCAGGTACCGGCAATGGCCCTGGATGGCGTTTGCCTGGTGATCACCCCGTTGATCGCACTCATGAAAGACCAGGTGGAAAACCTGAAAAAAAAAAGCATCAAAGCTGTAGCGGTATATTCCGGTATGCACCGGAACGAAATACAGATCGCTTTCGATAATTGTGTTTATGGCGATGTGAAATTTCTTTATCTTTCACCGGAACGCCTGAAGACAGATCAGTTCCAGCAGATCATCCGCAAGCTGAAAGTCAACTTGCTTGCCGTCGACGAAGCCCATTGCATTTCTCAATGGGGTTATGATTTCCGCCCGCCTTACCTTCAGATTGCTGAAATCCGGAAGTTTATCCCGGATGTGCCTGTCCTGGCCCTCACTGCCACAGCCACAACGGGCGTAATCACCGACATACAGAAAAACCTGGGGTTCAAAACGGAAAATGTCTTCCGGAAAAGCTTTGAGAGAAAGAACCTTACCTATGTGGTTATTAAGGAGGAAGACAAGAACGGGCGCCTGCTCAGGATTTTAAAGAAGATAGCCGGACCGGGAATTATTTATGCCAGGAACCGGAAGAAAACGGTTGAAACTGCCATTTTTCTCCAGAAAAATGGCATCAAAGCTGACTTCTATCATGCAGGGCTGGATGTTTCTTCCAGGAACAGGAGGCAGGATGCATGGATAAAGGACGAGAGCAGGATCATGGTAGCCACCAATGCTTTTGGCATGGGCATCGACAAACCCAATGTCAGGCTGGTGGTGCATATTGATCTGCCAGATAGCCTGGAGGCTTATTTCCAGGAGGCCGGCCGGGTCGGCAGAGATGAAAAGCGGGCTTACGCGGTAACCTTATTCCAGCAGGCCGATCTTGCCCGTTTACAGGAAAACCTTGAAAGGGAATTTCCGCCGGTCGAAAAGATCAAGGAGATTTACCAGGCCCTGGGGAATTATCTTCAACTGCCTGTGGGTAGCGGCAAAGACGAAAGCTTTGACTTTGAGATTTACGCATTTAGCCGGAATTACAACTTCAACCCCGTTATAGTCTTTAATGCCCTCCGCTTCCTGGAAAGAGAAGGTTATATTTTGATGAACGAATCAATGGAGAGCCCTTCCCGCATCCATTTTGAATCAAGCCGGGAAGATATCTATCGTTTCCAGGTTGAGAACAAAACATTGGATCCCTTTATTAAGCTGCTGCTCAGGTCGTATTCTGGTGTTTTTACCGATTTTGTGCAGGTAAATGAATCGGAGTTGTCGAAACGGGCCGGTATTAAAGAAGAGGAAGTGGTATCAAACCTTCAGAAACTTCAGAAAGCAGGTATACTTAGTTATGCAAAACGGCCGGGAAAGCCACAGATCATTTTTCCGGTTGAAAGACTTGATATGAAGAACCTTCAGATTTCTCCTGAAAATTATCACGAACGCAAACGCTTTGCTACGATCCGCATGGAAGCAGTGATGGAGTATATCACGTCAGATGAATATTGCCGCAGCCTGATGCTTTTAAAATATTTTGGAGAGACCGGTGCAACGCGTTGCGGACGATGCGATGTCTGCCTCGAACGTAACAAAATGAACCTGAATGAAATCGAGTTCAACCAGATCAGGCACAAGGTAAAAGAACTGCTTCAGCAGAAACCTATGACTTTACCCGAACTGGTATTTGATGCAGGCTCATACGGGGAAGCGCATATGCTGCTGGTGATCCGGTGGCTCGAAGACAAAGGCGCAGTGATAAAGGACGATCAGATGCGGTATACCTGGCGCAAGCAATTCAGGCTGAAAATATAG